A stretch of Planktothrix serta PCC 8927 DNA encodes these proteins:
- a CDS encoding DUF433 domain-containing protein has protein sequence MIFLIDHNIEGQATWLWGTILAEGWLDLIEIQFITFEQVKLSIESSDLVVWRFAQKNKMIVLTANRSMKGKNSLEEVIRTERGLTIAGTRITIYDIMDYVTAQYPPKFIRGLFDLTEAQINAALAYIEANRADVEAEYQIVLKEAEELRLYYEEKNRDLIARIAAQPPQPGTEAAWEKLRAAKAKREAKA, from the coding sequence ATGATTTTTTTGATAGATCATAATATTGAAGGTCAAGCAACATGGCTTTGGGGGACTATTCTCGCTGAAGGTTGGCTTGATTTGATAGAAATTCAATTTATTACGTTTGAACAAGTGAAACTATCTATTGAAAGCAGCGATCTTGTAGTTTGGCGCTTTGCTCAAAAAAACAAAATGATCGTCCTCACTGCTAATCGTAGTATGAAAGGTAAGAATTCTTTAGAAGAAGTAATCCGTACAGAAAGAGGACTGACAATCGCGGGTACACGCATTACTATCTACGACATTATGGACTATGTGACGGCTCAATATCCCCCTAAATTTATCAGGGGATTATTCGATTTAACAGAGGCACAAATTAACGCAGCTTTAGCTTATATTGAGGCAAATCGCGCTGATGTTGAAGCTGAGTATCAAATCGTTCTTAAAGAAGCTGAAGAACTGCGACTATATTATGAAGAAAAAAATCGTGATCTGATTGCTAGAATTGCGGCGCAACCTCCCCAACCTGGAACCGAAGCTGCATGGGAAAAACTGCGAGCAGCTAAGGCAAAACGTGAGGCTAAAGCATGA
- a CDS encoding DUF433 domain-containing protein produces the protein MTTVPNDKTAIIRTERGLTIAGTRITLYQLMDYIHAGYPPNLIRHKFYITDRQFDAAMSYIDAHRDEVEAEYQIVLQQAEEIHQYWENRNRERFTQIATISLKPEQEAIRAKLNAWKAKIESRT, from the coding sequence ATGACAACCGTACCTAACGATAAAACAGCTATTATCCGTACAGAAAGAGGATTAACAATCGCGGGTACTAGAATTACACTCTATCAGTTAATGGACTACATTCATGCTGGCTATCCCCCCAATTTAATTCGGCACAAATTTTACATTACCGATCGACAGTTTGACGCAGCTATGTCTTATATTGATGCTCATCGTGATGAAGTTGAAGCAGAATATCAAATTGTTTTACAACAAGCAGAAGAAATTCATCAATACTGGGAAAATCGTAACCGGGAACGATTTACTCAAATTGCCACAATATCTTTAAAGCCTGAACAAGAAGCAATACGCGCTAAACTAAATGCTTGGAAAGCCAAAATTGAGTCTAGGACATGA
- the clpB gene encoding ATP-dependent chaperone ClpB, giving the protein MQPTDPNKFTEKTWEALAKTPDIVKQSQQQQIETEHLMKALLEQEGLTKNILSKAGVSVAQFRERTDGFINRQPKITGTISNVYLGRSLDTLLDRAETYRQEYKDEFISVEHLFLAYPKDDRFGKALFQEFHLDETKLKSIIAQIRGNNKVTDQTPENKYEALEKYGRDLTEAARQGKLDPVIGRDDEIRRTVQILSRRTKNNPVLIGEPGVGKTAIAEGLAQRIIAGDVPQSLQERRLIALDMGALIAGAKFRGEFEERLKSVLKEVTDSNGAIILFIDEIHTVVGAGATQGAMDAGNLLKPMLARGELRCIGATTLDEYRKYIEKDPALERRFQQVYVDQPTVEDTISILRGLKERYEVHHGVKISDSALVAAAVLSTRYISDRFLPDKAIDLVDESAAKLKMEITSKPEELDEIDRRILQLEMERLSLQKESDPASLERLERIETELGTLKEEQRSLSSQWQSEKNVITDIQSIKEEIDRVNIEIQQAERNYDLNRAAELKYGKMEELKKKLKATEAQLEATQTSGKTLLREEVTEADIAEIISKWTGIPISKLVESEMQKLLNLEDELHHRVIGQNEAVTAVADAIQRSRAGLSDPNRPVASFIFLGPTGVGKTELAKALASYLFDTEEAMVRIDMSEYMEKHAVSRLIGAPPGYVGYDEGGQLTEAIRRRPYAVILFDEIEKAHPDVFNIMLQILDDGRVTDAQGHTVDFKNSIIIMTSNVGSQYILDVSGSDSQYEEMRSRVLDAMRASFRPEFLNRIDEMIIFHALQKSELRQIVSLQVERLSKRLAERKMALKLSDSALDFLAEVGYDPVYGARPLKRAIQRELETPIAKAILRSEFVNGDTIFVDIENERLAFKRLPVELLTVQEG; this is encoded by the coding sequence ATGCAACCGACCGACCCCAATAAATTTACAGAAAAAACCTGGGAAGCTCTAGCCAAAACTCCTGATATTGTTAAACAATCCCAACAGCAACAAATTGAAACTGAACACTTAATGAAAGCGTTGCTAGAACAAGAAGGATTAACTAAAAATATCCTGAGTAAGGCGGGAGTATCTGTTGCTCAATTCCGAGAAAGAACCGATGGGTTTATTAATCGTCAACCTAAAATAACCGGAACAATTTCTAATGTTTATTTAGGTCGAAGTTTAGATACCCTTTTAGATCGAGCCGAAACTTATCGTCAAGAATACAAAGATGAGTTTATTTCGGTTGAACATCTATTTTTAGCTTATCCTAAAGATGATCGTTTTGGCAAGGCGTTATTTCAAGAATTTCACTTAGATGAAACCAAACTCAAATCAATTATTGCTCAAATTAGAGGAAACAATAAAGTGACTGATCAAACACCCGAAAACAAATATGAAGCTCTCGAAAAATATGGCCGAGATTTAACCGAAGCCGCCCGTCAAGGAAAACTTGATCCGGTGATTGGACGAGATGATGAAATTCGGCGCACGGTGCAAATTTTAAGCCGGAGAACAAAAAATAATCCCGTATTAATTGGGGAACCCGGTGTAGGAAAAACAGCGATCGCCGAAGGACTCGCCCAACGAATTATTGCGGGAGATGTACCTCAATCTCTGCAAGAAAGACGGTTAATTGCCTTAGATATGGGGGCATTAATTGCTGGCGCAAAATTCCGAGGAGAATTTGAAGAACGCCTCAAATCGGTATTAAAAGAAGTTACCGACTCTAACGGCGCAATTATTCTGTTTATTGATGAAATTCATACTGTTGTAGGGGCAGGTGCAACCCAAGGGGCGATGGATGCTGGGAACCTTTTAAAACCCATGTTAGCACGGGGAGAATTGCGCTGTATTGGAGCAACAACCCTAGATGAATATCGCAAATATATTGAAAAAGATCCCGCCTTAGAACGCCGTTTTCAACAGGTTTATGTGGATCAACCCACCGTTGAAGATACTATCTCGATTTTACGCGGATTAAAAGAACGCTATGAAGTGCATCATGGGGTTAAAATTTCTGATAGTGCGTTAGTAGCAGCGGCCGTATTATCAACTCGATATATTAGCGATCGCTTTTTACCCGATAAAGCCATTGATTTAGTTGATGAATCTGCGGCTAAATTAAAGATGGAAATCACGTCTAAACCGGAAGAACTCGATGAAATTGATCGGCGAATTTTGCAATTAGAAATGGAACGATTATCGTTGCAAAAAGAAAGCGATCCGGCTTCTTTAGAACGTTTGGAACGGATAGAAACGGAATTAGGAACCTTAAAAGAAGAACAACGCAGTCTGAGTTCTCAATGGCAATCTGAGAAAAATGTGATTACCGATATTCAATCGATCAAAGAAGAAATTGATCGGGTTAATATTGAAATTCAGCAAGCAGAACGTAACTATGATTTAAACCGGGCTGCGGAATTAAAATATGGCAAAATGGAAGAACTCAAGAAAAAACTTAAAGCTACAGAAGCGCAATTAGAAGCGACTCAAACCAGTGGTAAAACCCTATTGCGGGAGGAAGTTACCGAAGCTGATATTGCGGAAATTATCTCGAAATGGACAGGAATTCCGATTAGTAAGTTAGTTGAGTCGGAAATGCAAAAACTCCTGAATTTAGAAGATGAATTGCACCACCGAGTTATCGGTCAAAATGAAGCCGTAACCGCCGTTGCCGATGCCATTCAACGCTCAAGAGCCGGGTTATCTGACCCCAACCGTCCCGTCGCCAGTTTTATCTTTTTAGGGCCTACAGGAGTCGGTAAAACGGAGTTAGCAAAAGCCTTAGCTTCCTATTTATTTGATACCGAAGAAGCGATGGTGCGAATTGATATGTCAGAATACATGGAAAAACACGCCGTTTCCCGTTTAATTGGCGCTCCTCCAGGGTATGTGGGATATGATGAAGGGGGGCAATTAACAGAAGCCATTCGTCGCCGTCCTTACGCTGTAATTCTGTTTGATGAAATCGAAAAAGCCCATCCCGATGTGTTTAATATTATGTTGCAAATCCTCGATGATGGGCGGGTAACGGACGCACAAGGTCATACTGTTGATTTCAAAAATAGCATTATTATCATGACGAGTAATGTGGGATCACAGTATATTTTAGATGTGTCGGGTTCTGATTCTCAATATGAAGAAATGCGGAGTCGGGTATTAGACGCAATGCGGGCAAGTTTCCGCCCAGAATTTCTCAACCGCATTGATGAAATGATCATTTTCCATGCCTTACAAAAATCGGAATTACGACAAATTGTGAGTCTGCAAGTTGAACGGTTATCTAAACGTTTGGCTGAACGGAAAATGGCATTAAAATTATCAGATTCTGCCTTAGATTTCTTAGCAGAAGTGGGTTATGATCCAGTGTATGGCGCACGTCCGTTAAAACGGGCAATTCAACGGGAATTAGAAACACCCATTGCTAAGGCAATTCTTCGCAGTGAATTTGTGAATGGAGATACCATTTTTGTTGATATCGAAAACGAACGATTAGCATTTAAACGTTTACCCGTTGAATTATTAACAGTTCAAGAAGGATAA
- a CDS encoding PIN domain-containing protein, giving the protein MRLIVLDTAPLGMISNPKATPSNLDCQLWLENLLAQGEKVILPEIADYEVRRELLRANKHASIRKLDQLKSILEYKPITTEVMLLASQMWADARKSGKPTADNKSLDADVILAAQAKLEELKGDSVIVVTTNKKHLSVFVEAREWHEIAPIS; this is encoded by the coding sequence ATGCGATTAATTGTCTTAGATACTGCACCATTAGGGATGATTTCTAACCCGAAAGCAACACCCTCAAATTTAGACTGTCAATTGTGGTTGGAAAACTTATTAGCTCAAGGCGAAAAAGTGATTTTACCTGAAATTGCGGATTATGAAGTTCGTCGAGAATTATTAAGAGCGAATAAACACGCCAGTATTAGGAAACTGGATCAATTAAAATCAATTTTAGAGTATAAACCGATTACAACGGAGGTGATGTTATTAGCATCTCAAATGTGGGCGGATGCGAGAAAAAGCGGAAAACCTACGGCTGATAATAAATCTTTAGATGCGGATGTGATTTTGGCAGCGCAAGCAAAATTAGAAGAATTAAAGGGAGATTCTGTGATTGTTGTGACTACCAATAAAAAGCATTTATCTGTTTTTGTTGAAGCAAGAGAATGGCATGAAATTGCACCCATTTCTTAA
- a CDS encoding sensor histidine kinase, whose translation MFDRLSIRQKIGWGYGLVIGVVLVGITSAFLTETYYKKPLQTQLKIDQEKAKVLDGLSQSLLQLKHNQDNLVQSLSNSQDIEKIEQGVSALRSNIFVMNNQLQQLQNIPETTDNQIQQDYQGLQDLTQRYKERLNNYAPQFEKLIQTTEKPNLNPKILQSVQKSLINLNRSTGITQVYPLYSETTQLENRFRKRAETAIEYYEQIEVFGHRIIIITLVISGGLATILAIGIGGMIAIPLDTMIKVAEQVSEESDFALQAPVTSSDEIGVLTQSLNHLILRVAEYTEELQKAKIVAEAANRSKSVFLANMSHELRTPLNAIIGYSEMLHEESEDLGYTGFLPDLERIQTAGKHLRDMISDILDISKIEAGHVTLYLENFPVDKLIEDVITTATPLAEKNNNVLKVKAKPNIGTMYADMPKVRQILLNLLSNASKFTEKGTIYLIVERTQEKPPIPEDDELMYGLIGNSSQYLVFRVRDTGIGMTDEQLQHIFKPFIQADASTTKRFGGTGLGLAISQRLCQILGGVITVESKMDKGSIFSVWLPVHVKG comes from the coding sequence ATGTTTGATCGTCTGAGCATTCGGCAAAAAATTGGCTGGGGTTATGGGTTAGTAATCGGGGTTGTCCTTGTAGGTATCACCTCAGCATTTTTAACGGAAACCTATTATAAAAAGCCTCTGCAAACCCAATTAAAAATTGATCAGGAGAAAGCCAAGGTTCTTGATGGACTCAGCCAAAGTCTTCTACAGTTGAAGCACAATCAAGATAACTTAGTCCAATCCCTCAGCAATAGCCAGGATATAGAGAAAATTGAACAGGGGGTTTCGGCTCTGCGTTCCAATATTTTTGTGATGAATAATCAGCTTCAACAGCTACAAAATATTCCTGAAACGACAGATAATCAGATTCAACAGGATTATCAAGGGTTACAAGACTTAACTCAACGTTATAAAGAACGGTTAAATAATTATGCCCCCCAGTTTGAAAAACTGATTCAAACCACAGAAAAACCTAACCTCAATCCTAAAATTTTGCAATCGGTTCAAAAATCTCTGATCAATTTGAATCGCAGTACAGGAATTACCCAAGTTTATCCCCTCTATTCCGAAACAACTCAACTCGAAAATAGATTTCGGAAACGTGCTGAAACCGCCATCGAATACTATGAACAAATCGAAGTTTTCGGCCATAGAATTATTATCATTACTTTAGTAATATCCGGTGGATTAGCAACAATCTTAGCCATTGGTATTGGGGGAATGATTGCAATTCCTTTAGATACAATGATTAAAGTGGCAGAGCAGGTGAGTGAAGAATCTGATTTTGCCCTACAAGCACCCGTAACCAGTTCTGATGAAATTGGGGTGCTAACTCAATCTTTAAATCATTTAATTCTACGGGTTGCTGAATATACAGAAGAATTGCAGAAAGCGAAAATTGTGGCGGAAGCAGCTAACCGTTCTAAAAGTGTGTTTTTAGCCAATATGAGCCATGAACTTCGCACCCCTTTAAATGCGATTATTGGCTATAGTGAAATGCTCCATGAAGAATCTGAAGATTTAGGATATACGGGCTTTTTACCTGACCTAGAACGAATTCAGACCGCCGGAAAACATCTGCGAGATATGATTAGCGATATTTTAGATATTTCTAAAATTGAAGCGGGTCATGTCACCCTTTATTTAGAAAATTTTCCTGTTGATAAACTCATCGAAGATGTGATCACAACAGCTACACCTTTAGCAGAAAAAAATAATAATGTTTTGAAAGTTAAGGCTAAACCCAATATCGGAACAATGTATGCAGATATGCCTAAAGTTCGACAAATTCTTTTAAATTTACTCAGCAATGCTTCCAAATTTACGGAAAAAGGAACGATTTATTTAATTGTTGAACGCACTCAGGAAAAACCCCCGATTCCAGAAGATGATGAATTGATGTATGGATTAATTGGAAACTCTTCTCAATATCTGGTTTTTCGAGTTCGAGACACCGGAATTGGGATGACAGACGAACAATTACAGCATATTTTTAAACCCTTTATTCAAGCGGATGCGTCTACTACAAAACGATTTGGAGGAACGGGATTAGGATTGGCAATTAGTCAACGTTTATGTCAAATTCTGGGTGGCGTGATTACGGTGGAAAGTAAGATGGATAAAGGTTCTATTTTTAGTGTTTGGCTTCCGGTTCATGTTAAGGGGTAA